In Sphaeramia orbicularis chromosome 12, fSphaOr1.1, whole genome shotgun sequence, the following proteins share a genomic window:
- the fbxo18 gene encoding F-box DNA helicase 1 isoform X3, whose product MASKMEVAVKGKAKRRHLNAEECDELGRHPDGTGALTQPHTVNSRQRNRDPNRGLYPKTPTKRQKSSASGSPAGGQKAINDFFSVTKVISSSPNKSSQPCSSTHMNGVRGELFPKADPERENDDDEEDDDASLLAAVLVTESKAKEEMEVTDDTSLLPTQSVLETKEMVEEMDYLEGITSEMFDDDDDFLQCSNAKGPQEHIDEEEVEALLDAHYGLLGSGRDLLQPQGCIDDLPEEVLRHVLCFVPAQDLYRNVSLVCHRWRNIVEDTKFVPNKKRYYRYTVREKNTMADIFSILKSNGINDRASNQNSIRNLVTLMAHYKVGERVRPEDVLECVKKHRLFPQAEASIRLRIPNIQKSINLGIEGPNPYAAMAVILILNETVDDVQSLVSLLTVCMSYTAITEYLCYMATMLLALKRSNIRISNRVHYNIYYVLHLMENGPFSVTVDQSRQPQIQLTHEQQQILSHDIHKDHVVKIMAFAGTGKTTTLVKYAEQRPDLRFLYVAFNKSVATEATRRFPRNVACKTVHSLAFKDVGIRYHIGKKLTSNLNAFVINSVLPKGRGGFLKSKIVLTTLNTFMASVDPAITTSHVPSTYRTNRNTKGYIDSDEKVLFARDTEVIWTKMKDLREKRHEAHYMTHDGYLKLWQLQKPCLSNQYDAIFIDEAQDCTPVVLDILLSQRCGKILVGDPHQQIYTFKGAVNALQDVDHTHIFYLTQSFRFGAEIAYVGAAILKVCKKVQKILVGGRQKGGVSDDTAVRVAEAVRTGVSLCRGKTAILSRCNFTVFTEAVRLTDINPQCRIHFVGGVRGIGLDKINDIWKLMQKAQPGAQGANEQAILGIRDPLIRSFAKKMGFWGLKAYATQTEDRELEGKLSIVEKYRHRIPALVERFTMCSEEDFLKADFILGTVHKAKGMEFDTVMVTDDFVKVPSSWHNVHHFPDFSFAQDPEDEWNLLYVAVTRARTSLIITRNIHRILTFDGDYFLKSEMPSSLLKSNDPLPCRVGNCPNCITPGSSFIMCKRRMEYTDGASSEGPLCERCVWTRIGPTAFLMTDDVLSMAEIPEMFNPPGPHIMLLALF is encoded by the exons ATGGCCTCGAAGATGGAGGTTGCTGTTAAAG GGAAGGCCAAAAGGAGGCACCTGAATGCAGAGGAATGCGATGAACTGGGACGACATCCAGATGGAACTGGTGCCCTCACACAGCCCCACACTGTAAACTCGAGACAGCGTAACAGGGACCCTAATCGTGGGCTTTATCCCAAAACTCCAACCAAGCGACAGAAAT CATCGGCCTCAGGAAGTCCTGCTGGGGGTCAGAAAGCCATCAATGACTTCTTCAGTGTGACAAAAGTCATCAGTTCTAGTCCAAATAAATCCTCCCAGCCCTGTTCATCCACACATATGAATGGAGTCAGAGGAGAGTTATTTCCCAAAGCAGACCCTGAGagagaaaatgatgatgatgaggaggatgatgatgccAGTTTGTTAGCTGCTGTGTTGGTGACTGAGTCTAAGGCAAAGGAGGAAATGGAAGTGACTGATGACACTAGTCTGTTACCTACACAAAGTGTTTTAGAGACCAAAGAAATGGTGGAGGAGATGGACTATCTGGAGGGAATAACATCAGAGATGTTTGACGATGATGACGATTTTCTTCAGTGTAGCAATGCAAAGGGACCCCAGGAACATATTGATGAAGAGGAGGTGGAAGCACTCCTTGATGCTCACTATGGACTTCTGGGCAGTGGCAGAGACTTGCTTCAGCCCCAGGGTTGTATTGACGATCTACCGGAAGAGGTGCTGAGACACGTCCTATGTTTTGTCCCTGCACAAGACCTTTACCGCAATGTCAGTCTGGTGTGTCATCGCTGGCGGAACATAGTTGAGGACACAAAG TTTGTTCCTAACAAGAAACGGTACTACCGGTACACAGTGAGAGAGAAGAACACTATGGCGGACATCTTCTCCATCCTGAAGAGTAATGGCATAAATGATCGAGCATCAAACCAAAACAGCATACGAAATCTAGTTAC tttaatggcACACTATAAGGTTGGTGAACGGGTGAGACCAGAAGATGTTCTGGAGTGTGTAAAGAAACACCGTCTTTTCCCTCAGGCTGAGGCTTCCATCAGATTACGAATCCCCAACATTCAGAAGAGCATTAACCTTGGCATTGAG GGTCCCAACCCGTATGCAGCCATGGCTGTGATCCTGATCCTCAATGAGACCGTTGATGACGTGCAGTCCTTGGTGTCTCTGCTTACAGTCTGCATGTCATACACAGCTATCACAGAGTACCTTTGCTACATGGCTACGATGCTGCTCGCTTTAAAGAGGAGCAACATACGAATTAGTAACAG GGTGCATTACAACATCTACTATGTACTTCACTTGATGGAAAATGGTCCTTTTTCAGTCACTGTTGATCAGAGCAG GCAACCACAGATTCAACTCACACATGAACAGCAGCAGATCCTTAGCCATGACATCCACAAAGACCATGTTGTCAAGATCATGGCTTTTGCAG GTACAGGGAAGACAACTACATTGGTGAAGTATGCTGAGCAGCGGCCAGACCTCCGCTTCCTTTATGTTGCCTTCAACAAGTCAGTAGCCACAGAGGCAACGCGACGCTTCCCCAGAAATGTGGCCTGTAAGACTGTCCACTCCTTAGCCTTCAAAGATGTTGGGATTAG GTATCACATTGGCAAGAAGCTAACGTCTAATTTGAACGCATTCGTTATCAACTCCGTTCTGCCTAAAGGCCGTGGTGGCTTTTTGAAGTCCAAAATTGTGCTCACAACTCTCAATACTTTTATGGCCTCAGTGGACCCAGCCATCACCACCAGTCACGTCCCCAGCACATACAGAACTAACCGCAACACCAAGGGATACATAGATTCTGATGAAAAAGTg CTTTTTGCACGTGATACAGAGGTAATCTGGACAAAAATGAAGGATCTCAGAGAGAAGAGACATGAAGCTCACTATATGACTCATGATG GTTACCTGAAGTTATGGCAACTCCAAAAGCCATGTCTTTCCAATCAGTATGATGCCATTTTTATTGATGAGGCCCAGGACTGTACTCCAG TTGTACTGGATATTCTCCTGTCCCAGAGATGTGGGAAAATCCTTGTTGGAGATCCTCATCAACAGATCTACACATTTAAAGGAGCTGTTAATGCCTTGCAGGATGTTGATCACACACACATCTTCTACCTGACACAG AGTTTTAGGTTTGGTGCTGAGATTGCCTATGTGGGTGCTGCCATCCTTAAAGTATGCAAGAAAGTCCAGAAGATTCTTGTAGGAGGAAGGCAGAAGG GTGGTGTGAGTGACGACACTGCAGTCAGGGTTGCGGAGGCTGTGAGGACTGGTGTGAGTCTTTGCCGTGGGAAGACGGCCATTCTGTCAAGATGCAAtttcactgtgtttacagaagctgTCCGCCTGACTGACATCAATCCACAGTGTCGTATACATTTTGTTGGA GGTGTCAGAGGTATTGGCCTAGATAAGATCAACGACATCTGGAAGCTGATGCAAAAGGCACAACCGGGAGCCCAAGGCGCAAATGAACAAGCAATAT TAGGCATCAGGGATCCCCTGATTCGCTCCTTTGCAAAGAAGATGGGCTTCTGGGGCCTGAAGGCCTACGCTACACAGACTGAGGACCGTGAGCTAGAAGGCAAACTTAGTATAGTTGAAAAATACAGACATCGCATTCCTGCATTGGTGGAACGCTTCACTATGTGCAGTGAAGAAGACTTTCTCAAAGCAG ACTTCATCCTTGGAACAGTTCACAAGGCCAAAGGAATGGAGTTTGACACTGTGATGGTGACTGATGACTTTGTCAAGGTGCCCTCTTCCTGGCACAATGTGCACCATTTCCCTGACTTCTCATTCG CTCAAGATCCGGAGGATGAGTGGAACCTGCTTTATGTGGCTGTGACTCGTGCCAGGACGTCACTAATAATCACCAGGAATATCCACCGCATCCTCACATTTGATGGA GATTACTTCCTGAAATCTGAGATGCCCAGCTCCCTGCTGAAGTCTAATGATCCTCTCCCATGCCGTGTTGGGAATTGTCCAAACTGCATCACACCAGGCTCATCTTTCATCATGTGCAAGAGAAGGATGGAATAT ACTGATGGTGCGTCTTCAGAGGGCCCCCTGTGTGAAAGATGTGTGTGGACACGAATTGGCCCAACTGCCTTCCTCATGACTGATGATGTGCTTTCAATGGCAGAAATACCAGAAATGTTCAACCCACCAGGTCCCCACATCATGCTCCTTGCTCTCTTCTGA
- the nudt5 gene encoding ADP-sugar pyrophosphatase isoform X2 has translation MSNAEEPKVTTEPHIVNEELIAAGKWVKLEKTTYVDPAGNTRTWETVKRTTRRTNTAADGVGIIALLKRTLHKDCVVMVKQFRPPMGCHTLEFPAGLIDEGETPEVAALRELKEETGYKGEVVGVTPVTCLDPGLSNCTTQIVLVNINGDEMENINPTQQLGDGEFVEVILLPLDEFQMKIDELLKKEKIIVDSKVYIFAMGMVQAFFKPRELPVLKQ, from the exons ATGAGCAACGCCGAGGAGCCTAAAGTGACCACAGAACCGCACATAGTAAATGAAGag CTTATAGCAGCAGGGAAATGGGTAAAATTAGAGAAGACAACATATGTTGACCCTGCTGGAAACACAAG aacCTGGGAAACTGTAAAACGGACCACAAGGCGAACCAACACCGCAGCAGATG GTGTTGGAATCATCGCCCTGCTGAAACGAACTCTCCACAAAGACTGCGTGGTGATGGTGAAGCAGTTTCGCCCTCCAATGGGATGCCACACCCTGGAGTTTCCTGCAG GGTTGATTGATGAGGGGGAGACCCCGGAGGTAGCTGCTCTGAGGGAGCTGAAGGAGGAAACTGGTTACAAAGGAGAAGTAGTTGGAGTCACTCCAG TGACCTGTCTGGACCCTGGTCTGTCTAACTGCACCACTCAGATAGTCCTAGTTAACATCAATGGAGATGAAATGGAGAATATCAACCCAACACAACAGCTGG GTGATGGAG AGTTTGTTGAAGTCATTCTTTTACCCCTCGATGAATTCCAGATGAAAATAGATG AGCTgttgaagaaagaaaaaatcataGTAGATTCAAAGGTGTACATCTTTGCAATGGGAATGGTTCAGGCTTTCTTCAAGCCAAGGGAGCTCCCCGTCCTCAAGCAGTGA
- the nudt5 gene encoding ADP-sugar pyrophosphatase isoform X1, protein MKQFRLKMSNAEEPKVTTEPHIVNEELIAAGKWVKLEKTTYVDPAGNTRTWETVKRTTRRTNTAADGVGIIALLKRTLHKDCVVMVKQFRPPMGCHTLEFPAGLIDEGETPEVAALRELKEETGYKGEVVGVTPVTCLDPGLSNCTTQIVLVNINGDEMENINPTQQLGDGEFVEVILLPLDEFQMKIDELLKKEKIIVDSKVYIFAMGMVQAFFKPRELPVLKQ, encoded by the exons ATGAAA cAGTTTAGGCTAAAAATGAGCAACGCCGAGGAGCCTAAAGTGACCACAGAACCGCACATAGTAAATGAAGag CTTATAGCAGCAGGGAAATGGGTAAAATTAGAGAAGACAACATATGTTGACCCTGCTGGAAACACAAG aacCTGGGAAACTGTAAAACGGACCACAAGGCGAACCAACACCGCAGCAGATG GTGTTGGAATCATCGCCCTGCTGAAACGAACTCTCCACAAAGACTGCGTGGTGATGGTGAAGCAGTTTCGCCCTCCAATGGGATGCCACACCCTGGAGTTTCCTGCAG GGTTGATTGATGAGGGGGAGACCCCGGAGGTAGCTGCTCTGAGGGAGCTGAAGGAGGAAACTGGTTACAAAGGAGAAGTAGTTGGAGTCACTCCAG TGACCTGTCTGGACCCTGGTCTGTCTAACTGCACCACTCAGATAGTCCTAGTTAACATCAATGGAGATGAAATGGAGAATATCAACCCAACACAACAGCTGG GTGATGGAG AGTTTGTTGAAGTCATTCTTTTACCCCTCGATGAATTCCAGATGAAAATAGATG AGCTgttgaagaaagaaaaaatcataGTAGATTCAAAGGTGTACATCTTTGCAATGGGAATGGTTCAGGCTTTCTTCAAGCCAAGGGAGCTCCCCGTCCTCAAGCAGTGA
- the fbxo18 gene encoding F-box DNA helicase 1 isoform X2 codes for MASKMEVAVKGKAKRRHLNAEECDELGRHPDGTGALTQPHTVNSRQRNRDPNRGLYPKTPTKRQKCASASGSPAGGQKAINDFFSVTKVISSSPNKSSQPCSSTHMNGVRGELFPKADPERENDDDEEDDDASLLAAVLVTESKAKEEMEVTDDTSLLPTQSVLETKEMVEEMDYLEGITSEMFDDDDDFLQCSNAKGPQEHIDEEEVEALLDAHYGLLGSGRDLLQPQGCIDDLPEEVLRHVLCFVPAQDLYRNVSLVCHRWRNIVEDTKFVPNKKRYYRYTVREKNTMADIFSILKSNGINDRASNQNSIRNLVTLMAHYKVGERVRPEDVLECVKKHRLFPQAEASIRLRIPNIQKSINLGIEGPNPYAAMAVILILNETVDDVQSLVSLLTVCMSYTAITEYLCYMATMLLALKRSNIRISNRVHYNIYYVLHLMENGPFSVTVDQSRQPQIQLTHEQQQILSHDIHKDHVVKIMAFAGTGKTTTLVKYAEQRPDLRFLYVAFNKSVATEATRRFPRNVACKTVHSLAFKDVGIRYHIGKKLTSNLNAFVINSVLPKGRGGFLKSKIVLTTLNTFMASVDPAITTSHVPSTYRTNRNTKGYIDSDEKVLFARDTEVIWTKMKDLREKRHEAHYMTHDGYLKLWQLQKPCLSNQYDAIFIDEAQDCTPVVLDILLSQRCGKILVGDPHQQIYTFKGAVNALQDVDHTHIFYLTQSFRFGAEIAYVGAAILKVCKKVQKILVGGRQKGGVSDDTAVRVAEAVRTGVSLCRGKTAILSRCNFTVFTEAVRLTDINPQCRIHFVGGVRGIGLDKINDIWKLMQKAQPGAQGANEQAICIRDPLIRSFAKKMGFWGLKAYATQTEDRELEGKLSIVEKYRHRIPALVERFTMCSEEDFLKADFILGTVHKAKGMEFDTVMVTDDFVKVPSSWHNVHHFPDFSFAQDPEDEWNLLYVAVTRARTSLIITRNIHRILTFDGDYFLKSEMPSSLLKSNDPLPCRVGNCPNCITPGSSFIMCKRRMEYTDGASSEGPLCERCVWTRIGPTAFLMTDDVLSMAEIPEMFNPPGPHIMLLALF; via the exons ATGGCCTCGAAGATGGAGGTTGCTGTTAAAG GGAAGGCCAAAAGGAGGCACCTGAATGCAGAGGAATGCGATGAACTGGGACGACATCCAGATGGAACTGGTGCCCTCACACAGCCCCACACTGTAAACTCGAGACAGCGTAACAGGGACCCTAATCGTGGGCTTTATCCCAAAACTCCAACCAAGCGACAGAAATGTG CATCGGCCTCAGGAAGTCCTGCTGGGGGTCAGAAAGCCATCAATGACTTCTTCAGTGTGACAAAAGTCATCAGTTCTAGTCCAAATAAATCCTCCCAGCCCTGTTCATCCACACATATGAATGGAGTCAGAGGAGAGTTATTTCCCAAAGCAGACCCTGAGagagaaaatgatgatgatgaggaggatgatgatgccAGTTTGTTAGCTGCTGTGTTGGTGACTGAGTCTAAGGCAAAGGAGGAAATGGAAGTGACTGATGACACTAGTCTGTTACCTACACAAAGTGTTTTAGAGACCAAAGAAATGGTGGAGGAGATGGACTATCTGGAGGGAATAACATCAGAGATGTTTGACGATGATGACGATTTTCTTCAGTGTAGCAATGCAAAGGGACCCCAGGAACATATTGATGAAGAGGAGGTGGAAGCACTCCTTGATGCTCACTATGGACTTCTGGGCAGTGGCAGAGACTTGCTTCAGCCCCAGGGTTGTATTGACGATCTACCGGAAGAGGTGCTGAGACACGTCCTATGTTTTGTCCCTGCACAAGACCTTTACCGCAATGTCAGTCTGGTGTGTCATCGCTGGCGGAACATAGTTGAGGACACAAAG TTTGTTCCTAACAAGAAACGGTACTACCGGTACACAGTGAGAGAGAAGAACACTATGGCGGACATCTTCTCCATCCTGAAGAGTAATGGCATAAATGATCGAGCATCAAACCAAAACAGCATACGAAATCTAGTTAC tttaatggcACACTATAAGGTTGGTGAACGGGTGAGACCAGAAGATGTTCTGGAGTGTGTAAAGAAACACCGTCTTTTCCCTCAGGCTGAGGCTTCCATCAGATTACGAATCCCCAACATTCAGAAGAGCATTAACCTTGGCATTGAG GGTCCCAACCCGTATGCAGCCATGGCTGTGATCCTGATCCTCAATGAGACCGTTGATGACGTGCAGTCCTTGGTGTCTCTGCTTACAGTCTGCATGTCATACACAGCTATCACAGAGTACCTTTGCTACATGGCTACGATGCTGCTCGCTTTAAAGAGGAGCAACATACGAATTAGTAACAG GGTGCATTACAACATCTACTATGTACTTCACTTGATGGAAAATGGTCCTTTTTCAGTCACTGTTGATCAGAGCAG GCAACCACAGATTCAACTCACACATGAACAGCAGCAGATCCTTAGCCATGACATCCACAAAGACCATGTTGTCAAGATCATGGCTTTTGCAG GTACAGGGAAGACAACTACATTGGTGAAGTATGCTGAGCAGCGGCCAGACCTCCGCTTCCTTTATGTTGCCTTCAACAAGTCAGTAGCCACAGAGGCAACGCGACGCTTCCCCAGAAATGTGGCCTGTAAGACTGTCCACTCCTTAGCCTTCAAAGATGTTGGGATTAG GTATCACATTGGCAAGAAGCTAACGTCTAATTTGAACGCATTCGTTATCAACTCCGTTCTGCCTAAAGGCCGTGGTGGCTTTTTGAAGTCCAAAATTGTGCTCACAACTCTCAATACTTTTATGGCCTCAGTGGACCCAGCCATCACCACCAGTCACGTCCCCAGCACATACAGAACTAACCGCAACACCAAGGGATACATAGATTCTGATGAAAAAGTg CTTTTTGCACGTGATACAGAGGTAATCTGGACAAAAATGAAGGATCTCAGAGAGAAGAGACATGAAGCTCACTATATGACTCATGATG GTTACCTGAAGTTATGGCAACTCCAAAAGCCATGTCTTTCCAATCAGTATGATGCCATTTTTATTGATGAGGCCCAGGACTGTACTCCAG TTGTACTGGATATTCTCCTGTCCCAGAGATGTGGGAAAATCCTTGTTGGAGATCCTCATCAACAGATCTACACATTTAAAGGAGCTGTTAATGCCTTGCAGGATGTTGATCACACACACATCTTCTACCTGACACAG AGTTTTAGGTTTGGTGCTGAGATTGCCTATGTGGGTGCTGCCATCCTTAAAGTATGCAAGAAAGTCCAGAAGATTCTTGTAGGAGGAAGGCAGAAGG GTGGTGTGAGTGACGACACTGCAGTCAGGGTTGCGGAGGCTGTGAGGACTGGTGTGAGTCTTTGCCGTGGGAAGACGGCCATTCTGTCAAGATGCAAtttcactgtgtttacagaagctgTCCGCCTGACTGACATCAATCCACAGTGTCGTATACATTTTGTTGGA GGTGTCAGAGGTATTGGCCTAGATAAGATCAACGACATCTGGAAGCTGATGCAAAAGGCACAACCGGGAGCCCAAGGCGCAAATGAACAAGCAATAT GCATCAGGGATCCCCTGATTCGCTCCTTTGCAAAGAAGATGGGCTTCTGGGGCCTGAAGGCCTACGCTACACAGACTGAGGACCGTGAGCTAGAAGGCAAACTTAGTATAGTTGAAAAATACAGACATCGCATTCCTGCATTGGTGGAACGCTTCACTATGTGCAGTGAAGAAGACTTTCTCAAAGCAG ACTTCATCCTTGGAACAGTTCACAAGGCCAAAGGAATGGAGTTTGACACTGTGATGGTGACTGATGACTTTGTCAAGGTGCCCTCTTCCTGGCACAATGTGCACCATTTCCCTGACTTCTCATTCG CTCAAGATCCGGAGGATGAGTGGAACCTGCTTTATGTGGCTGTGACTCGTGCCAGGACGTCACTAATAATCACCAGGAATATCCACCGCATCCTCACATTTGATGGA GATTACTTCCTGAAATCTGAGATGCCCAGCTCCCTGCTGAAGTCTAATGATCCTCTCCCATGCCGTGTTGGGAATTGTCCAAACTGCATCACACCAGGCTCATCTTTCATCATGTGCAAGAGAAGGATGGAATAT ACTGATGGTGCGTCTTCAGAGGGCCCCCTGTGTGAAAGATGTGTGTGGACACGAATTGGCCCAACTGCCTTCCTCATGACTGATGATGTGCTTTCAATGGCAGAAATACCAGAAATGTTCAACCCACCAGGTCCCCACATCATGCTCCTTGCTCTCTTCTGA
- the fbxo18 gene encoding F-box DNA helicase 1 isoform X1: MASKMEVAVKGKAKRRHLNAEECDELGRHPDGTGALTQPHTVNSRQRNRDPNRGLYPKTPTKRQKCASASGSPAGGQKAINDFFSVTKVISSSPNKSSQPCSSTHMNGVRGELFPKADPERENDDDEEDDDASLLAAVLVTESKAKEEMEVTDDTSLLPTQSVLETKEMVEEMDYLEGITSEMFDDDDDFLQCSNAKGPQEHIDEEEVEALLDAHYGLLGSGRDLLQPQGCIDDLPEEVLRHVLCFVPAQDLYRNVSLVCHRWRNIVEDTKFVPNKKRYYRYTVREKNTMADIFSILKSNGINDRASNQNSIRNLVTLMAHYKVGERVRPEDVLECVKKHRLFPQAEASIRLRIPNIQKSINLGIEGPNPYAAMAVILILNETVDDVQSLVSLLTVCMSYTAITEYLCYMATMLLALKRSNIRISNRVHYNIYYVLHLMENGPFSVTVDQSRQPQIQLTHEQQQILSHDIHKDHVVKIMAFAGTGKTTTLVKYAEQRPDLRFLYVAFNKSVATEATRRFPRNVACKTVHSLAFKDVGIRYHIGKKLTSNLNAFVINSVLPKGRGGFLKSKIVLTTLNTFMASVDPAITTSHVPSTYRTNRNTKGYIDSDEKVLFARDTEVIWTKMKDLREKRHEAHYMTHDGYLKLWQLQKPCLSNQYDAIFIDEAQDCTPVVLDILLSQRCGKILVGDPHQQIYTFKGAVNALQDVDHTHIFYLTQSFRFGAEIAYVGAAILKVCKKVQKILVGGRQKGGVSDDTAVRVAEAVRTGVSLCRGKTAILSRCNFTVFTEAVRLTDINPQCRIHFVGGVRGIGLDKINDIWKLMQKAQPGAQGANEQAILGIRDPLIRSFAKKMGFWGLKAYATQTEDRELEGKLSIVEKYRHRIPALVERFTMCSEEDFLKADFILGTVHKAKGMEFDTVMVTDDFVKVPSSWHNVHHFPDFSFAQDPEDEWNLLYVAVTRARTSLIITRNIHRILTFDGDYFLKSEMPSSLLKSNDPLPCRVGNCPNCITPGSSFIMCKRRMEYTDGASSEGPLCERCVWTRIGPTAFLMTDDVLSMAEIPEMFNPPGPHIMLLALF, encoded by the exons ATGGCCTCGAAGATGGAGGTTGCTGTTAAAG GGAAGGCCAAAAGGAGGCACCTGAATGCAGAGGAATGCGATGAACTGGGACGACATCCAGATGGAACTGGTGCCCTCACACAGCCCCACACTGTAAACTCGAGACAGCGTAACAGGGACCCTAATCGTGGGCTTTATCCCAAAACTCCAACCAAGCGACAGAAATGTG CATCGGCCTCAGGAAGTCCTGCTGGGGGTCAGAAAGCCATCAATGACTTCTTCAGTGTGACAAAAGTCATCAGTTCTAGTCCAAATAAATCCTCCCAGCCCTGTTCATCCACACATATGAATGGAGTCAGAGGAGAGTTATTTCCCAAAGCAGACCCTGAGagagaaaatgatgatgatgaggaggatgatgatgccAGTTTGTTAGCTGCTGTGTTGGTGACTGAGTCTAAGGCAAAGGAGGAAATGGAAGTGACTGATGACACTAGTCTGTTACCTACACAAAGTGTTTTAGAGACCAAAGAAATGGTGGAGGAGATGGACTATCTGGAGGGAATAACATCAGAGATGTTTGACGATGATGACGATTTTCTTCAGTGTAGCAATGCAAAGGGACCCCAGGAACATATTGATGAAGAGGAGGTGGAAGCACTCCTTGATGCTCACTATGGACTTCTGGGCAGTGGCAGAGACTTGCTTCAGCCCCAGGGTTGTATTGACGATCTACCGGAAGAGGTGCTGAGACACGTCCTATGTTTTGTCCCTGCACAAGACCTTTACCGCAATGTCAGTCTGGTGTGTCATCGCTGGCGGAACATAGTTGAGGACACAAAG TTTGTTCCTAACAAGAAACGGTACTACCGGTACACAGTGAGAGAGAAGAACACTATGGCGGACATCTTCTCCATCCTGAAGAGTAATGGCATAAATGATCGAGCATCAAACCAAAACAGCATACGAAATCTAGTTAC tttaatggcACACTATAAGGTTGGTGAACGGGTGAGACCAGAAGATGTTCTGGAGTGTGTAAAGAAACACCGTCTTTTCCCTCAGGCTGAGGCTTCCATCAGATTACGAATCCCCAACATTCAGAAGAGCATTAACCTTGGCATTGAG GGTCCCAACCCGTATGCAGCCATGGCTGTGATCCTGATCCTCAATGAGACCGTTGATGACGTGCAGTCCTTGGTGTCTCTGCTTACAGTCTGCATGTCATACACAGCTATCACAGAGTACCTTTGCTACATGGCTACGATGCTGCTCGCTTTAAAGAGGAGCAACATACGAATTAGTAACAG GGTGCATTACAACATCTACTATGTACTTCACTTGATGGAAAATGGTCCTTTTTCAGTCACTGTTGATCAGAGCAG GCAACCACAGATTCAACTCACACATGAACAGCAGCAGATCCTTAGCCATGACATCCACAAAGACCATGTTGTCAAGATCATGGCTTTTGCAG GTACAGGGAAGACAACTACATTGGTGAAGTATGCTGAGCAGCGGCCAGACCTCCGCTTCCTTTATGTTGCCTTCAACAAGTCAGTAGCCACAGAGGCAACGCGACGCTTCCCCAGAAATGTGGCCTGTAAGACTGTCCACTCCTTAGCCTTCAAAGATGTTGGGATTAG GTATCACATTGGCAAGAAGCTAACGTCTAATTTGAACGCATTCGTTATCAACTCCGTTCTGCCTAAAGGCCGTGGTGGCTTTTTGAAGTCCAAAATTGTGCTCACAACTCTCAATACTTTTATGGCCTCAGTGGACCCAGCCATCACCACCAGTCACGTCCCCAGCACATACAGAACTAACCGCAACACCAAGGGATACATAGATTCTGATGAAAAAGTg CTTTTTGCACGTGATACAGAGGTAATCTGGACAAAAATGAAGGATCTCAGAGAGAAGAGACATGAAGCTCACTATATGACTCATGATG GTTACCTGAAGTTATGGCAACTCCAAAAGCCATGTCTTTCCAATCAGTATGATGCCATTTTTATTGATGAGGCCCAGGACTGTACTCCAG TTGTACTGGATATTCTCCTGTCCCAGAGATGTGGGAAAATCCTTGTTGGAGATCCTCATCAACAGATCTACACATTTAAAGGAGCTGTTAATGCCTTGCAGGATGTTGATCACACACACATCTTCTACCTGACACAG AGTTTTAGGTTTGGTGCTGAGATTGCCTATGTGGGTGCTGCCATCCTTAAAGTATGCAAGAAAGTCCAGAAGATTCTTGTAGGAGGAAGGCAGAAGG GTGGTGTGAGTGACGACACTGCAGTCAGGGTTGCGGAGGCTGTGAGGACTGGTGTGAGTCTTTGCCGTGGGAAGACGGCCATTCTGTCAAGATGCAAtttcactgtgtttacagaagctgTCCGCCTGACTGACATCAATCCACAGTGTCGTATACATTTTGTTGGA GGTGTCAGAGGTATTGGCCTAGATAAGATCAACGACATCTGGAAGCTGATGCAAAAGGCACAACCGGGAGCCCAAGGCGCAAATGAACAAGCAATAT TAGGCATCAGGGATCCCCTGATTCGCTCCTTTGCAAAGAAGATGGGCTTCTGGGGCCTGAAGGCCTACGCTACACAGACTGAGGACCGTGAGCTAGAAGGCAAACTTAGTATAGTTGAAAAATACAGACATCGCATTCCTGCATTGGTGGAACGCTTCACTATGTGCAGTGAAGAAGACTTTCTCAAAGCAG ACTTCATCCTTGGAACAGTTCACAAGGCCAAAGGAATGGAGTTTGACACTGTGATGGTGACTGATGACTTTGTCAAGGTGCCCTCTTCCTGGCACAATGTGCACCATTTCCCTGACTTCTCATTCG CTCAAGATCCGGAGGATGAGTGGAACCTGCTTTATGTGGCTGTGACTCGTGCCAGGACGTCACTAATAATCACCAGGAATATCCACCGCATCCTCACATTTGATGGA GATTACTTCCTGAAATCTGAGATGCCCAGCTCCCTGCTGAAGTCTAATGATCCTCTCCCATGCCGTGTTGGGAATTGTCCAAACTGCATCACACCAGGCTCATCTTTCATCATGTGCAAGAGAAGGATGGAATAT ACTGATGGTGCGTCTTCAGAGGGCCCCCTGTGTGAAAGATGTGTGTGGACACGAATTGGCCCAACTGCCTTCCTCATGACTGATGATGTGCTTTCAATGGCAGAAATACCAGAAATGTTCAACCCACCAGGTCCCCACATCATGCTCCTTGCTCTCTTCTGA